A window from Drosophila yakuba strain Tai18E2 chromosome 3L, Prin_Dyak_Tai18E2_2.1, whole genome shotgun sequence encodes these proteins:
- the LOC6533603 gene encoding chromosome transmission fidelity protein 8 homolog, which produces MPIVVKTQNAGKGDWAIIELQGDLEVRSNQDMHDQFIGDLYYNKYGQPILIIGHHILQGREQKLDKPFAVLEKSKSNEGERLLETSMMASQDVSMLNATTGAERTVLDHTIAQEHKSRQRTEYTVRAVCTNKLIFKSRPKPIIANVAKSV; this is translated from the exons ATGCCCATTGTAGTGAAAAC GCAAAACGCTGGCAAAGGCGATTGGGCCATTATAGAGCTGCAAGGCGATCTGGAGGTGAGGAGCAACCAGGATATGCACGACCAGTTTATTGGCGATCTGTACTACAATAAATACGGCCAACCT ATTCTCATCATCGGCCATCACATTCTTCAGGGACGTGAACAAAAGTTGGATAAACCGTTTGCGGTGCTGGAAAAGTCCAAGTCCAATGAGGGAGAACGACTCCTGGAAACGAGCATGATGGCCTCGCAGGATGTCAGTATGCTGAACGCCACCACAGGAGCGGAGCGCACAGTGCTGGATCACACGATTGCCCAAGAGCACAAGAGTCGCCAGAGAACGGAGTACACTGTGCGCGCTGTTTGCACCAATAAACTGATCTTCAAATCGCGACCCAAACCAATTATAGCCAATGTAGCTAAGTCCGTTTAG
- the LOC6533599 gene encoding uncharacterized protein LOC6533599 isoform X2 encodes MLNVWIGVTLLMIAGISLQKPELMAFWLIWCVCGLVFDVFLILWWVYELFVGDAIEALTNILISLLTMAIEFGFIYVIYTIFLNLSNASKDEGAKVAEKSKYAFMMISDPKR; translated from the exons ATGCTGAATGTCTGGATTGGCGTTACACTGCTCATGATAGCTGGCATCTCATTG CAAAAACCGGAGCTTATGGCATTTTGGTTGATATGGTGCGTCTGTGGCTTGGTCTTCGATGTCTTCCTCATTTTGTGGTGGGTCTACGAACTTTTTGTGGGCGACGCCATTGAAGCACTGACCAACATTCTGATCTCCCTGCTGACCATGG CAATTGAGTTTGGCTTCATCTATGTTATCTACACCATCTTCTTGAACTTGTCCAATGCCAGCAAAGATGAAGGGGCGAAAGTGGcagaaaaatcgaaatatgcTTTTATGATGATTTCAGATCCGAAGCGATAA
- the LOC26536069 gene encoding uncharacterized protein LOC26536069 isoform X2, which yields MSFELGELSIPKDNLLRSCYFIATCELLRSLYFSFSSVSVMIMHSNTYTIMAFSSTVAWILTVVGLFVGLLKGQPTLLVFWLLFTSFATGTDIIYLIWNVTSSPVFDAQHFKHWTISYLGIFYEVTCLYLVFRYFRRLYSYILLEGDNYDETSKEDHKSNETETETETKKGTTEKTTDRY from the exons ATGTCTTTTGAGTTGGGAGAGCTGAGTATTCCTAAGGATAATCTCCTAAGATCGTGCTATTTTATTGCTACTTGCGAACTATTGCGTTCATTGTATTTCTCATTTAGTTCAGTTTCAGTCATGATTATGCAC tcgaATACGTATACAATAATGGCTTTTTCAAGCACGGTAGCTTGGATTTTGACTGTTGTCGGACTGTTTGTGGGTTTATTAAAG gGACAACCAACACTGCTCGTATTTTGGTTACTGTTTACTTCCTTTGCAACTGGTACGGATATTATTTATCTGATATGGAATGTTACTTCGTCTCCTGTTTTCGACGCCCAGCATTTCAAGCACTGGACTATTTCATATTTGGGCATCt TTTACGAGGTAACTTGCTTATACTTGGTATTCAGATACTTTAGAAGATTATATTCCTATATCCTTTTGGAGGGCGACAACTACGATGAGACCTCTAAAG AAGATCACAAAAGTAATGAAACTGAAACGGAAACTGAAACAAAGAAGGGAACAACTGAAAAGACCACTGATAGATATTAA
- the LOC6533601 gene encoding uncharacterized protein LOC6533601 codes for MAAEKKKHPPKKKSQEKKSKKSKQSSLNDNLPKICFGIAISDLLHALYFTVQAMILLVHQFSVFAMLALLGVIFWVIIVILLMVGLFKRKPVFVRYWLIFSLVGFITDILFLLWGIATSITVDWDRLQEFSLIFLGIFIESTCIYIIHRYYQIMDESKKKRTLCCGGKDDKKKSSKSPKKKKAKK; via the exons ATGGCCGCCGAAAAGAAGAAACACCCGCCAAAAAAGAAGTCACAGGAGAAAAAGagtaaaaaatcgaaacagaGTTCTTTAAATGATAATCTGCCCAAGATATGTTTCGGCATAGCGATTTCCGATCTGCTGCACGCGTTATATTTTACTGTTCAAGCAATGATTCTTCTGGTTCACCAG TTCAGCGTGTTTGCTATGTTGGCGCTATTGGGTGTCATTTTCTGGGTTATAATTGTAATCTTGCTGATGGTTGGCCTTTTCAAG CGCAAGCCAGTTTTCGTTAGATATTGGCTCATATTTTCCTTAGTCGGCTTTATCACCGATATTCTATTTCTACTCTGGGGTATTGCGACTTCTATAACCGTGGATTGGGATCGACTTCAGGAGTTTTCACTAATATTCCTTGGTATAT ttATCGAAAGCACCTGCATATATATCATACATCGGTATTACCAGATAATGGATGAATCAAAAAAGAAGAGGACCTTATGCT GTGGCGGCAAAGATGACAAGAAAAAGTCGAGCAAGAGCCCTAAAAAGaagaaagccaaaaaataa
- the LOC6533602 gene encoding general transcription and DNA repair factor IIH helicase subunit XPB, with amino-acid sequence MGPPKKSKKDRSGGDKFAKKRRAEDEAFTQLVDDNDSLDATESDGVPGAASKNAETNDDQINTDEYGAKDYRSQMQLRQDHGNRPLWVAPNGHVFLESFSPVYKHAHDFLIAISEPVCRPEHIHEYKLTAYSLYAAVSVGLQTHDIVEYLKRLSKTSIPEGILEFIRLCTLSYGKVKLVLKHNKYFIESPHPEVLQKLLKDPVIQKCRLIRSEGEDFIQGTMDGKAITQFGTKMPPGATDKPAEDPAAAAGAVVAADGTTAVPEDITDFYEKIDKEEEDEDEANLKTVSFEVAQEKIEVIQKRCIEIEHPLLAEYDFRNDTNNPDINIDLKPAAVLRPYQEKSLRKMFGNGRARSGVIVLPCGAGKSLVGVTACCTVRKRALVLCNSGVSVEQWKQQFKMWSTADDSMICRFTSEAKDKPMGCGILVTTYSMITHTQKRSWEAEQTMRWLQEQEWGIMVLDEVHTIPAKMFRRVLTIVQSHCKLGLTATLLREDDKIADLNFLIGPKLYEANWLELQKKGYIARVQCAEVWCPMSPEFYREYLTTKTSKKMLLYVMNPSKFRSCQFLIKYHEQRGDKTIVFSDNVFALKHYAIKMNKPFIYGPTSQNERIQILQNFKFNSKVNTIFVSKVADTSFDLPEANVLIQISSHGGSRRQEAQRLGRILRAKKGAIAEEYNAFFYTLVSQDTMEMSYSRKRQRFLVNQGYSYKVITHLKGMDTDSDLMYGTQEEQGQLLQLVLSASDLDCEDEKLPGEPGFRPSGSGGTVRRVGGLSSMSGGDDAVYYEYRKKNVGSVHPLFKKFRG; translated from the exons atggGACCGCCGAAAAAGTCAAAAAAGGACCGCAGCGGTGGGGACAAGTTCG CCAAAAAGCGGCGTGCCGAGGATGAAGCATTCACCCAACTGGTGGACGACAATGATAGCTTGGATGCCACCGAATCGGACGGAGTTCCGGGTGCAGCATCCAAGAATGCAGAGACCAATGACGATCAAATCAATACGGATGAGTACGGCGCCAAAGATTACCGATCGCAGATGCAATTGCGTCAGGATCACGGAAATCGACCACTTTGGGTGGCTCCCAATGGTCACGTCTTCCTGGAATCCTTCTCGCCCGTCTACAAGCATGCCCATGACTTCCTGATCGCCATTTCGGAGCCCGTCTGCCGGCCTGAACACATTCACGAGTATAAACTTACCGCCTACAGTTTATATGCCGCCGTTTCGGTGGGCCTGCAAACCCATGACATCGTGGAATACCTCAAGAGACTGAGCAAGACCAGCATTCCCGAAGGCATTCTGGAGTTCATACGACTCTGCACCCTATCCTATGGCAAGGTCAAGCTGGTCTTGAAGCACAACAAGTACTTTATAGAGTCGCCGCATCCAGAGGTGCTGCAAAAGTTACTTAAGGACCCGGTCATCCAGAAATGCCGCCTCATACGCAGCGAGGGAGAGGATTTCATTCAGGGCACTATGGACGGCAAGGCCATTACTCAATTTGGAACCAAAATGCCACCAGGAGCCACAGACAAGCCAGCAGAAGatcctgcagcagctgcaggagcagtTGTGGCCGCTGATGGAACCACGGCAGTGCCAGAAGATATCACAGACTTCTACGAGAAGATcgacaaggaggaggaggacgaggatgaggccAATCTGAAGACCGTTTCCTTTGAGGTGGCCCAGGAGAAGATCGAGGTGATCCAGAAGCGGTGCATCGAGATAGAGCATCCTCTGCTGGCGGAGTACGATTTCCGCAACGATACCAACAATCCAGACATTAATATAGACCTCAAGCCCGCTGCCGTCTTGCGTCCATATCAGGAGAAGAGTCTGCGCAAGATGTTCGGCAATGGAAGAGCTCGCTCTGGGGTTATTGTACTGCCCTGTGGTGCAGGTAAATCGCTAGTGGGTGTCACAGCATGCTGCACCGTACGAAAGAGGGCACTAGTTCTGTGCAACAGTGGTGTTTCCGTGGAGCAGTGGAAGCAGCAGTTCAAGATGTGGTCCACAGCCGATGACAGCATGATTTGCAGATTCACCTCTGAAGCAAAAGACAAGCCCATGGGTTGCGGAATTCTAGTGACCACATACTCCATGATAACGCATACTCAAAAGAGATCGTGGGAAGCGGAGCAGACCATGCGTTggctgcaggagcaggaatGGGGCATCATGGTGCTGGACGAGGTGCACACCATTCCAGCGAAAATGTTCCGTCGCGTGCTGACCATCGTACAATCGCATTGCAAACTGGGATTGACAGCCACACTTTTGCGTGAAGATGACAAGATTGCGGATCTCAACTTCCTCATTGGACCCAAACTGTACGAGGCCAACTGGTTGGAGCTGCAAAAGAAGGGTTATATTGCACGCGTCCAGTGCGCCGAGGTGTGGTGTCCCATGTCACCAGAGTTCTATCGCGAATACCTCACCACCAAGACGTCCAAGAAGATGTTGCTCTATGTGATGAATCCCTCCAAGTTCCGCAGCTGCCAGTTTCTTATTAAATATCACGAGCAACGAGGCGACAAAACGATTGTCTTCTCGGATAATGTGTTTGCGCTGAAGCACTATGCGATCAAAATGAACAAGCCTTTCATCTATGGTCCCACCTCGCAGAACGAGCGTATCCAGATCCTCCAGAACTTTAAGTTCAACTCCAAG GTTAATACAATCTTCGTGTCCAAAGTGGCAGACACCAGTTTTGATTTGCCCGAGGCCAATGTGCTTATCCAGATCTCTTCACATGGCGGCTCGCGTCGTCAGGAGGCCCAGCGTCTGGGTCGTATTCTGCGTGCCAAGAAGGGTGCGATTGCCGAGGAGTACAACGCCTTCTTCTACACACTCGTCTCGCAGGACACCATGGAAATGAGCTACTCCCGCAAGCGACAGCGTTTCTTGGTCAACCAGGGCTACAGCTACAAGGTTATCACGCATCTCAAGGGCATGGATACGGACTCGGATTTGATGTACGGCACACAGGAGGAGCAGGGccaactgctgcagctggTGCTGTCCGCTTCCGATTTGGATTGCGAGGATGAGAAGCTGCCGGGCGAGCCGGGCTTCCGTCCCAGTGGCTCGGGCGGCACTGTGAGACGCGTTGGCGGACTGAGCTCGATGTCGGGCGGAGATGACGCCGTCTACTACGAGTATCGCAAGAAGAATGTTGGAAGCGTGCATCCGCTTTTCAAGAAATTCAGGGGATAG
- the LOC26534845 gene encoding glycine-rich cell wall structural protein 1, translating to MRTVCVLFLICCLCWLPKGQADEEKIGAVGPPVKQRSLRHVSYFANPGQPGRPGTGIPGRPGQGIPGRPGRHGGSGGAGGGGGAGGRGGDGGAGGAGGRAGRRGYWRNGISLGQRRPEPRSKYLWY from the exons ATGCGAACGGTGTGCGTCTTGTTTCTAATTTGCTGCCTTTGCTGGTTGCCCAAAG GTCAAGCTGACGAAGAGAAGATTGGCGCAGTGGGTCCGCCAGTGAAACAGAGAAGTCTGCGCCATGTAAGCTACTTCGCTAATCCAGGACAGCCAGGAAGACCTGGCACCGGAATACCAGGACGACCTGGCCAGGGAATTCCTGGGCGACCTGGACGGCATGGAGGATcaggtggagctggaggaggggGAGGAGCAGGTGGCCGTGGAGGTGATGGGGGAGCAGGTGGGGCAGGCGGCCGAGCAGGAAGAAGGGGATATTGGAGGAATGGTATTTCATTGGGTCAAAGGCGACCAGAGCCAAggtcaaaatatttatggtatTGA
- the LOC6533599 gene encoding uncharacterized protein LOC6533599 isoform X1: MNALNAFGMAIGWMDIVGVLFFEMIMFYMMRRRRLAQKSEIVSIEAQVKCHKDSLPSLLCRKKLSESENLWIFWGYLLMLNVWIGVTLLMIAGISLQKPELMAFWLIWCVCGLVFDVFLILWWVYELFVGDAIEALTNILISLLTMAIEFGFIYVIYTIFLNLSNASKDEGAKVAEKSKYAFMMISDPKR; encoded by the exons ATGAATGCCTTGAATGCGTTTGGAATGGCCATTGGCTGGATGGACATTGTGGGAGTTCTGTTCTTCGAAATGATAATGTTCTATATGATGCGACGTCGTCGATTGGCACAAAAATCCGAAATCGTTTCGATTGAGGCGCAAGTGAAGTGCCACAAGGATTCACTGCCCA GTCTTCTCTGCAGGAAAAAGCTGAGCGAAAGCGAAAACCTTTGGATATTCTGGGGCTACCTGTTGATGCTGAATGTCTGGATTGGCGTTACACTGCTCATGATAGCTGGCATCTCATTG CAAAAACCGGAGCTTATGGCATTTTGGTTGATATGGTGCGTCTGTGGCTTGGTCTTCGATGTCTTCCTCATTTTGTGGTGGGTCTACGAACTTTTTGTGGGCGACGCCATTGAAGCACTGACCAACATTCTGATCTCCCTGCTGACCATGG CAATTGAGTTTGGCTTCATCTATGTTATCTACACCATCTTCTTGAACTTGTCCAATGCCAGCAAAGATGAAGGGGCGAAAGTGGcagaaaaatcgaaatatgcTTTTATGATGATTTCAGATCCGAAGCGATAA
- the LOC6533600 gene encoding uncharacterized protein LOC6533600, which produces MGSNSDGYLVPCAYCIALLDFISAMLFAIISGVVFARHGHWSALVALIFTIFWMLIIVVLLAGIYRRKLGLIRFWLVFTCLGILLDGFILFYGLTLAISVNWEGVKITVLPFVGLAVEMTFVYIIYLLYLDMIDYSQSESYHEEKYREKSGCEVEYEEEEEEEEEKPLDRKDLKRMEKQAKERMKKDKAVIKQLQKQMRK; this is translated from the exons ATGGGGTCGAACTCTGATGGATATTTAGTGCCCTGTGCCTATTGCATCGCTCTGCTGGACTTCATATCCGCCATGCTATTCGCAATTATCTCAGGAGTGGTATTTGCCAGGCAT GGTCATTGGTCTGCCTTGGTTGCCCTGATCTTCACCATTTTCTGGATGCTCATAATCGTAGTTCTACTGGCGGGTATCTACAGACGGAAACTGGGACTGATTCGATTTTGGTTGGTGTTCACCTGCTTGGGCATACTCCTAGATGGATTTATACTGTTCTACGGCCTGACTTTGGCCATTTCTGTGAACTGGGAGGGTGTCAAAATCACAGTGCTGCCCTTCGTGGGACTGG CTGTGGAAATGACTTTTGTCTATATCATTTACCTACTGTATCTGGATATGATTGATTACAGTCAATCAGAATCGTACCACGAAGAGAAGTATAGAGAAAAGAGTGGCTGTGAAGTGGAAtacgaggaggaggaggaggaggaggaggaaaagcCACTGGATCGCAAGGATCTGAAACGCATGGAAAAACAAGCCAAGGAGCGCATGAAAAAGGATAAAGCCGTGATCAAACAACTTCAGAAACAAATGCGAAAGTAA
- the LOC26536069 gene encoding uncharacterized protein LOC26536069 isoform X1: MSFELGELSIPKDNLLRSCYFIATCELLRSLYFSFSSVSVMIMHSNTYTIMAFSSTVAWILTVVGLFVGLLKGQPTLLVFWLLFTSFATGTDIIYLIWNVTSSPVFDAQHFKHWTISYLGIFYEVTCLYLVFRYFRRLYSYILLEGDNYDETSKGTEDHKSNETETETETKKGTTEKTTDRY, encoded by the exons ATGTCTTTTGAGTTGGGAGAGCTGAGTATTCCTAAGGATAATCTCCTAAGATCGTGCTATTTTATTGCTACTTGCGAACTATTGCGTTCATTGTATTTCTCATTTAGTTCAGTTTCAGTCATGATTATGCAC tcgaATACGTATACAATAATGGCTTTTTCAAGCACGGTAGCTTGGATTTTGACTGTTGTCGGACTGTTTGTGGGTTTATTAAAG gGACAACCAACACTGCTCGTATTTTGGTTACTGTTTACTTCCTTTGCAACTGGTACGGATATTATTTATCTGATATGGAATGTTACTTCGTCTCCTGTTTTCGACGCCCAGCATTTCAAGCACTGGACTATTTCATATTTGGGCATCt TTTACGAGGTAACTTGCTTATACTTGGTATTCAGATACTTTAGAAGATTATATTCCTATATCCTTTTGGAGGGCGACAACTACGATGAGACCTCTAAAG GAACAGAAGATCACAAAAGTAATGAAACTGAAACGGAAACTGAAACAAAGAAGGGAACAACTGAAAAGACCACTGATAGATATTAA
- the LOC26536348 gene encoding uncharacterized protein LOC26536348, producing MVSIFDMSSSNNSLLIWAYAIGCFDLISALLFSMVSLKTICNHLSWLTIFAAVFGLFWITMIVMLLVGIHGRNPRCVRAWIIFSCVGIIVEMCLVLYAVFNESTFQLGVVKNGLLLMLGLLVECAFLYIVQRFYVTLAFCQACHNAKTSKMGQSQACTNYERECNRQRQHYNNGQSKRNHQIQNRKGNIVLNAPTQPMKLSSFRPSVSSST from the exons ATGGTTTCTATTTTCGACATGAGCTCTAGCAACAATTCGCTGTTGATATGGGCCTATGCCATCGGATGCTTTGATCTGATCAGCGCCCTGCTTTTTTCCATGGTCAGCTTGAAGACAATTTGCAATCAT CTAAGTTGGTTGACCATTTTTGCCGCtgtttttggccttttttggATAACAATGATTGTGATGCTCCTGGTTGGCATTCATGGG CGCAATCCCAGATGTGTTCGTGCCTGGATTATCTTCTCCTGCGTGGGCATCATAGTCGAGATGTGCCTGGTTTTGTATGCCGTTTTTAACGAGAGCACTTTCCAATTGGGTGTGGTCAAAAATGGATTGTTACTCATGCTGGGATTGC TTGTGGAGTGCGCTTTTCTGTACATCGTTCAACGGTTTTACGTGACTTTGGCCTTTTGTCAAGCCTGTCATAATGCCAAAACCTCAAAGATGGGACAAAGTCAAGCTTGTACGAATTATGAAAGAGAATGCAATCGCCAGAGGCAGCATTATAACAATGGCCAGTCCAAAAGAAATCATCAAATCCAGAATCGCAAGGGAAACATAGTTCTAAACGCACCAACTCAACCCATGAAGCTGAGTTCTTTTCGACCTTCTGTCAGCAGCTCGACGTAA